A region of Campylobacter armoricus DNA encodes the following proteins:
- a CDS encoding pimeloyl-ACP methyl esterase BioG family protein, whose product MKTHFLHENANSSELILFFSGFCSHFSHFTHLKSDVNVLMVYDYTSFGWEFDLNKFEKITLVSFSMGVCVASKILKDIKFDKKIAINGTNLPINDEFGIKKAIFKLTMKRFALEDFKANLLEKRMSLSDGFYFEKNEYLKAELLSLYEFCTKNLNENFTWDKAIISKDDKIFPPKHAFNFFKEKAMFIDEPHFVFFKYHTWEELCKLS is encoded by the coding sequence TTGAAAACTCATTTTTTACATGAAAATGCAAATTCATCTGAGTTGATTTTATTTTTTTCAGGATTTTGCTCGCATTTTAGCCATTTTACGCATTTAAAAAGTGATGTAAATGTTTTAATGGTGTATGATTATACGAGTTTTGGTTGGGAATTTGATCTTAATAAATTTGAAAAAATCACTCTTGTTAGCTTTTCTATGGGAGTTTGTGTAGCGAGTAAAATTTTAAAAGATATAAAATTTGATAAAAAAATAGCCATAAATGGCACAAATTTACCTATAAATGATGAATTTGGGATTAAAAAAGCCATTTTTAAACTTACGATGAAAAGATTTGCTTTAGAGGATTTTAAGGCAAATTTGCTTGAAAAAAGAATGAGTTTAAGTGATGGATTTTATTTTGAAAAAAACGAGTATTTAAAAGCAGAGCTTTTAAGCTTGTATGAGTTTTGTACTAAAAACTTAAATGAAAATTTCACTTGGGATAAAGCCATAATTAGCAAAGATGATAAAATCTTTCCACCAAAGCATGCTTTTAATTTTTTCAAAGAAAAGGCAATGTTTATCGATGAACCACATTTTGTATTTTTTAAATACCATACTTGGGAAGAGCTTTGCAAACTTTCATAA
- the bioD gene encoding dethiobiotin synthase produces the protein MKIYISGIDTDVGKTYLSARLCKELGFDYFKLIQAGTPKDSDVVAKFSPKTKIFKEGVFLKTPASPHKGRILENLSYKAFDIQIPQSDKLIIELAGGLFSPLDDEKTMIDYMSAFKHPTILVAKDYLGSINHTLLSIEALKQRDIKILALILKTQDNFSKDFISKYASIPIIEFDDKVCEKLLKIIY, from the coding sequence ATGAAAATATATATTAGTGGTATAGATACAGATGTTGGTAAAACTTACTTAAGTGCTAGACTTTGTAAGGAATTAGGTTTTGATTATTTTAAACTTATCCAAGCAGGGACGCCAAAAGATAGTGATGTAGTAGCTAAATTTAGTCCAAAAACTAAGATTTTTAAAGAAGGCGTATTTTTAAAAACTCCTGCTTCCCCACACAAAGGCAGGATTTTAGAGAATTTAAGCTATAAAGCCTTTGATATACAAATTCCACAAAGCGATAAACTCATCATCGAGCTAGCTGGTGGGCTTTTTTCACCACTTGATGATGAAAAAACGATGATTGATTATATGAGTGCGTTTAAGCACCCTACGATTTTAGTAGCAAAAGATTATCTAGGAAGTATCAACCATACGCTTTTAAGCATAGAAGCGCTAAAACAAAGAGATATTAAAATCCTCGCTTTAATCTTAAAAACCCAAGATAATTTTAGCAAAGATTTTATAAGCAAATATGCTTCAATTCCCATTATAGAATTTGATGATAAAGTGTGCGAAAAACTTTTGAAAATTATTTATTAA
- a CDS encoding Sua5 YciO YrdC YwlC family protein, whose product MIYLAQTDTTAGLLSKDLKALNVLKKRPQNQDCLITTAKFSELKKLTRVPNKFKNTIRKAKKTTFLYPNAKAIRVVKNCKHEEFLKQFDWIYSTSANIHGKKFDLNWAIQNVDEIVDEKFFESGASKIFKLRGTKKVKLR is encoded by the coding sequence ATGATTTATCTTGCCCAAACTGATACAACAGCAGGGCTTTTAAGTAAAGATTTAAAAGCCCTTAATGTTTTAAAAAAAAGACCGCAAAATCAAGATTGTTTAATCACTACAGCTAAATTTAGTGAGCTTAAAAAACTTACAAGAGTGCCAAATAAATTCAAAAATACCATAAGAAAAGCTAAAAAAACTACTTTTTTATATCCAAATGCTAAGGCAATTCGTGTTGTAAAAAATTGCAAACATGAGGAATTTTTAAAACAATTTGACTGGATTTATTCGACTTCTGCAAATATTCATGGGAAAAAATTTGATTTAAATTGGGCTATACAAAATGTAGATGAAATAGTAGATGAAAAATTTTTTGAAAGTGGAGCCTCGAAAATTTTTAAACTTCGAGGCACAAAAAAAGTTAAATTGCGTTAA
- a CDS encoding isoaspartyl peptidase/L-asparaginase family protein, whose translation MNLLTCSKKTLLVLASLAFLASNNFAKDFEPIIVIHGGTSGLGLTKEEFSKREKVMKESLKAGQKILEKGGSSVDAVIAAIKVMEDSPEFNAGKGAVFTSDGFNELDASLMDGKNLKAGAIAMARTIKNPIEAARLVMEKTPHTLIAGEGADKLAKKHGLEIVGQKYFFTEHRYKQLQEAKKSKEVLLDSDKAKAHLGISTEPYLGTVGAIALDKNGNLAAGTSTGGTTNKMTGRIGDSPIIGAGNYANNDSVAVSCTGTGDIYIRVAAAHEVASLYEYKKLPIQKAAQETIKQVAKLGGTGGIISIDKNGKVGYAWTKDKLGMYHGQAKIGEEPKVFWPVEK comes from the coding sequence ATGAATTTATTAACATGTAGCAAAAAAACTTTATTAGTTTTAGCTAGTTTAGCATTTTTAGCAAGTAATAATTTTGCAAAAGATTTTGAACCTATTATAGTCATACATGGTGGAACAAGTGGTCTAGGACTTACAAAAGAAGAATTTTCCAAAAGAGAAAAAGTGATGAAAGAATCACTAAAAGCTGGACAAAAAATACTCGAAAAAGGTGGAAGTTCAGTTGATGCAGTTATAGCTGCCATTAAAGTAATGGAAGATAGTCCTGAATTTAATGCTGGAAAAGGTGCTGTTTTTACATCTGATGGATTTAATGAACTTGATGCTTCTTTAATGGATGGAAAAAATTTAAAAGCAGGTGCAATTGCTATGGCTAGGACCATTAAAAATCCTATAGAAGCAGCAAGACTTGTTATGGAAAAAACACCTCACACTTTAATAGCAGGAGAAGGTGCTGATAAACTAGCTAAAAAACATGGTTTAGAAATAGTAGGACAAAAATATTTCTTTACAGAACACAGATATAAACAACTTCAAGAAGCTAAAAAAAGCAAAGAAGTGTTATTAGATAGTGATAAAGCAAAAGCTCATCTTGGTATAAGCACAGAGCCATACCTAGGAACAGTAGGTGCAATAGCTTTAGATAAAAATGGAAATTTGGCAGCAGGAACAAGTACAGGTGGAACTACAAATAAAATGACAGGTCGTATAGGTGATTCTCCTATCATAGGAGCAGGAAACTATGCAAATAACGACTCTGTAGCAGTTTCTTGCACAGGAACAGGGGATATTTATATAAGAGTAGCTGCAGCACATGAAGTAGCATCTTTATATGAGTATAAAAAACTTCCTATTCAAAAAGCAGCGCAAGAAACTATCAAGCAAGTTGCAAAGCTTGGTGGAACAGGTGGAATCATCTCAATAGATAAAAATGGAAAAGTTGGTTATGCTTGGACTAAAGATAAACTCGGAATGTATCATGGTCAAGCAAAAATTGGTGAAGAACCAAAAGTATTTTGGCCTGTTGAAAAATAA
- a CDS encoding aminotransferase class I/II-fold pyridoxal phosphate-dependent enzyme: protein MQIAQILDELKQQDNFRILRSLKHEGKYVVYNGQKLLNLAGNDYLNLSNEKVLKQDFLTHLKEFEFSSSSSRSLSGNYAIFDEFESFLEAKLGKKILHFNNGYALNVSCLQALASIKNTLFLADKQVHASIIDGLRLGGAKFIRFKHNDIKHLQSLAQKHYKEFENIIIISEALFSMDGDFAPIKEFINLKKEFKNIKIYIDEAHSIGCFSDDGLGYVKFLGLEKEVDFLVFTFGKAIASMGACMISNEKDFFINKARAFIYSTAIAPINVAWTLHVFKHLHKFNTQRKKLLELSAWFKNALASKGAVLGEAYVISFILGQNALASKISKKLLENGIFAPAIKEPTVAKNTARIRFSLHAGLVKKDLEKVLEVL from the coding sequence ATGCAAATTGCACAAATTTTAGATGAGTTAAAACAACAAGATAATTTTAGAATTCTACGCTCATTAAAACATGAGGGAAAATATGTCGTTTATAATGGGCAAAAATTGCTGAATTTAGCGGGGAATGATTATTTAAATTTAAGTAATGAAAAAGTATTAAAGCAAGATTTTTTAACGCATTTGAAAGAATTTGAATTTTCTAGTTCAAGTTCTAGAAGCTTGAGTGGAAATTATGCGATTTTTGATGAATTTGAAAGCTTTTTAGAAGCTAAGTTAGGCAAAAAAATCTTGCATTTTAACAATGGTTACGCCTTAAATGTAAGCTGTTTGCAAGCTTTAGCAAGCATTAAAAATACTTTGTTTTTAGCAGATAAGCAAGTGCATGCAAGTATCATCGATGGTTTAAGGCTTGGCGGGGCTAAATTTATAAGATTTAAGCATAATGATATAAAGCATTTACAAAGCTTAGCGCAAAAGCATTATAAAGAATTTGAAAATATCATCATCATAAGTGAAGCTTTATTTAGTATGGATGGAGATTTTGCACCTATAAAAGAATTCATAAATTTAAAAAAAGAGTTTAAAAATATCAAAATTTACATTGATGAAGCTCATAGCATAGGGTGTTTTAGTGATGATGGTTTGGGTTATGTGAAATTTTTAGGCTTAGAAAAGGAAGTGGATTTTTTAGTTTTTACCTTTGGTAAGGCCATAGCTTCTATGGGAGCTTGCATGATAAGTAATGAAAAAGATTTTTTTATCAACAAAGCAAGAGCTTTTATATACTCAACTGCTATTGCGCCTATCAATGTAGCTTGGACTTTACATGTTTTTAAGCATTTGCACAAATTTAATACTCAAAGAAAAAAGCTTTTAGAATTAAGTGCTTGGTTTAAAAATGCCTTGGCAAGTAAAGGTGCAGTTTTAGGCGAGGCTTATGTGATATCTTTTATTTTAGGGCAAAATGCACTAGCTAGTAAAATTTCTAAAAAACTTTTAGAAAATGGCATTTTTGCACCTGCTATTAAAGAGCCAACCGTGGCTAAAAATACAGCTAGAATTCGCTTTTCTTTACATGCTGGTTTGGTAAAAAAAGACTTAGAAAAAGTTTTGGAGGTACTTTGA
- a CDS encoding adenosylmethionine--8-amino-7-oxononanoate transaminase, translating into MNLKELDLKHIWHPCTQMSDHEFLPLIPIKKAKGVYLYDFDEKSYIDCISSWWVNIFGHCNEYINEKIKDQLQNLEHVLLAGFSHEPIIKLSQRLCELLPFDKCFFADNGSSAIEVALKMSFQYHLNNGSKKDKFLSLSNSYHGETLGALSVGDVALYKKTYEPLLLKSITTPVPTSKDYAKELEILESILKNHHHEICAFILEPLLQCAGNMHIYELGYLNEAVKLAKSHGVQVIFDEIATGFGRTGEMFALDYCSQGIDYICLSKAITGGYLPLSVVLTKDEIYEKFYDSYESQKAFLHSHSYTGNALACAAANATLDIFEKENIITKNKIKSIFIKTQWESLKEFDFLGNFRNLGMVSAFDIQKSKYQRAGLEVFQRVLEKGLLLRPLGNTIYFMPPYIINEDEIAYVVQSLREIFNEF; encoded by the coding sequence ATGAATTTAAAAGAACTAGACTTAAAACACATTTGGCACCCTTGCACACAAATGAGCGATCATGAGTTTTTACCTTTAATACCTATAAAAAAGGCTAAGGGAGTGTATTTGTATGATTTTGATGAAAAATCCTACATAGACTGCATTAGCTCTTGGTGGGTAAATATCTTTGGCCATTGTAATGAATACATCAATGAAAAAATCAAAGATCAGCTTCAAAATTTAGAGCATGTTTTACTTGCTGGTTTTTCGCATGAGCCTATCATAAAGCTTTCACAAAGACTTTGTGAGCTTTTACCTTTTGATAAATGCTTTTTTGCAGATAATGGTAGTTCAGCCATAGAAGTGGCTTTAAAAATGAGCTTTCAATACCACTTAAACAATGGCTCTAAAAAGGATAAATTCTTATCACTTAGCAATTCTTACCATGGAGAAACCTTAGGTGCATTAAGCGTTGGCGATGTAGCGCTTTATAAAAAAACCTATGAGCCTTTACTTTTAAAAAGTATCACAACGCCTGTGCCAACTAGCAAGGACTATGCAAAAGAACTTGAAATTTTAGAAAGTATTTTAAAAAATCATCATCATGAAATTTGTGCTTTTATACTTGAGCCTTTACTTCAATGTGCGGGCAATATGCATATATATGAGCTTGGGTATTTAAATGAGGCGGTTAAGCTTGCTAAAAGTCATGGCGTGCAAGTGATATTTGATGAGATAGCCACAGGTTTTGGACGCACTGGGGAGATGTTTGCGCTTGATTATTGCTCGCAAGGCATTGATTATATATGTCTTTCTAAGGCTATCACGGGTGGGTATTTGCCACTTTCAGTGGTGCTTACTAAAGATGAAATTTATGAGAAATTTTATGATAGCTATGAGAGCCAAAAGGCCTTTTTACACTCTCACTCTTATACGGGTAATGCCCTAGCTTGTGCAGCGGCTAATGCGACTTTGGATATTTTTGAAAAGGAAAATATCATCACAAAAAATAAAATCAAAAGCATTTTTATAAAAACGCAATGGGAGAGTTTAAAAGAATTTGATTTTTTAGGAAATTTTAGAAATTTAGGCATGGTGAGTGCATTTGATATACAAAAAAGCAAATACCAAAGAGCAGGACTTGAAGTCTTTCAAAGAGTCTTAGAAAAAGGCTTACTTTTAAGACCGCTTGGAAACACAATCTACTTCATGCCACCATATATTATAAATGAAGATGAGATTGCTTATGTAGTGCAGTCTTTAAGAGAGATTTTCAATGAATTCTAA
- a CDS encoding DMT family transporter, with translation MIERTKISSNFGWFMVILGGLVECFWVSGLKYSTEIWHYALTAVGVCISFTCFLKACERLEVSIAYSVFVGIGTVGVVLNEMFVFDEPSSITKLALIAILLLSIIGLKIISKEAK, from the coding sequence ATGATAGAAAGAACAAAAATAAGCTCTAATTTTGGTTGGTTTATGGTTATTTTAGGTGGTTTGGTTGAATGCTTTTGGGTGAGTGGTTTAAAGTATTCAACTGAAATTTGGCATTATGCTTTAACAGCTGTTGGGGTTTGTATATCTTTTACTTGTTTTTTAAAAGCTTGTGAAAGACTTGAAGTAAGCATTGCTTATAGTGTTTTTGTAGGTATTGGCACGGTTGGAGTAGTGTTAAATGAAATGTTTGTTTTTGATGAACCAAGTTCTATTACTAAGCTTGCTTTAATAGCTATTTTGCTTTTAAGCATTATAGGTCTTAAAATCATTAGCAAGGAAGCTAAATAA
- a CDS encoding tetratricopeptide repeat protein translates to MKKVLIILAILFLNFAYAQEDLVEKGIKAYDRGDYPTALKYLKKSCDLNSGNGCSNLGIIYENGFGVKKDSFKAAELFRKACDLNSSLGCFNLGVTYENGFGVKKDNFKAVELYQKSCNLNEGLGCSNLGSMYRNGYGIRKDNFKAVELYQKACDLNIGIGCTNLGAMYVSGEGVRIDNFKAVKLYQKACILNDGLGCIRLGFMYGFGNGVKKDISKALEYFGKACDLKNEDGCMLYANFKEQF, encoded by the coding sequence ATGAAAAAAGTATTGATTATCTTAGCGATTTTATTTTTAAATTTTGCATACGCACAAGAGGATTTGGTTGAAAAAGGAATTAAAGCCTATGATAGAGGCGATTACCCAACAGCTTTAAAATACTTAAAAAAATCTTGTGATTTAAATAGTGGAAATGGCTGTTCTAATCTTGGAATTATATATGAAAATGGATTCGGCGTAAAAAAGGATAGTTTTAAAGCAGCTGAATTATTTAGAAAAGCTTGTGATTTGAATAGTAGTTTGGGTTGTTTTAATCTTGGAGTTACGTATGAAAATGGATTTGGTGTAAAAAAGGATAATTTTAAAGCGGTAGAATTGTATCAAAAATCATGTAATTTAAATGAAGGCTTGGGTTGCTCTAATCTTGGCTCTATGTATAGAAATGGTTATGGTATAAGAAAAGATAATTTTAAAGCGGTAGAATTGTATCAAAAGGCTTGTGATTTAAATATAGGCATAGGTTGTACCAATCTTGGTGCTATGTATGTAAGTGGAGAAGGTGTAAGAATAGATAATTTTAAAGCAGTCAAATTATATCAAAAAGCTTGTATTTTAAATGATGGATTAGGCTGTATTCGCCTTGGATTTATGTATGGATTTGGAAATGGTGTTAAAAAAGATATTTCCAAAGCTTTAGAGTATTTTGGCAAAGCTTGTGACTTAAAAAATGAAGATGGGTGTATGCTTTATGCAAATTTTAAAGAACAATTTTAG
- the bioC gene encoding malonyl-ACP O-methyltransferase BioC, protein MQTFIRAKDTYSANTPVQKDMAKELCKMLSENDLSDFEAVFEFGCGVGVFSKALQECIKFKHYFLNDIYPFKNPCKFDEFGVFDMNELKNHHFYTKKFDLIASNACMQWINIDNALNNFANMLNKNGILLFSTFGEKNFAQIKQSTNLSLDYFNLEQISQKLSKKFKIIKAKEDLINLKFDQTLDLFRHLKLSGVNALGDKFFISKTFLKNYEKEFQNTLTYHPIYFLCIMVC, encoded by the coding sequence TTGCAAACTTTCATAAGAGCAAAAGATACTTATAGCGCAAATACACCTGTGCAAAAAGACATGGCTAAAGAACTTTGCAAAATGCTTAGTGAGAATGATTTGAGCGATTTTGAAGCGGTATTTGAATTTGGCTGTGGGGTAGGGGTTTTTAGTAAGGCTTTGCAAGAGTGTATTAAATTTAAGCATTATTTTTTAAATGATATTTATCCTTTTAAAAATCCTTGTAAATTTGATGAATTTGGTGTTTTTGATATGAATGAGCTTAAAAATCATCATTTTTATACGAAAAAATTTGATCTTATAGCTTCAAATGCTTGTATGCAGTGGATAAATATTGATAATGCTTTGAATAATTTTGCAAATATGCTAAATAAAAATGGGATTTTACTTTTTTCCACTTTTGGAGAAAAAAATTTCGCTCAAATTAAGCAAAGCACAAATTTATCACTAGATTATTTTAATTTAGAGCAAATTTCGCAAAAACTTTCTAAAAAATTTAAAATTATAAAAGCCAAAGAAGATTTAATAAATCTAAAATTTGATCAAACTTTGGATTTATTTAGGCATTTAAAACTAAGTGGGGTAAATGCCTTGGGTGATAAATTTTTCATAAGCAAGACATTTTTAAAAAACTATGAAAAAGAATTTCAAAATACTTTGACTTACCATCCTATTTACTTTTTATGCATAATGGTATGTTAA
- the carB gene encoding carbamoyl-phosphate synthase large subunit — MPKRTDIKNILLIGSGPIVIGQACEFDYSGTQAAKTLKELGYRVVLINSNPATIMTDPEFADATYIEPITKESILSIIKKEKIDAILPTMGGQVALNVAMEVYESGELGNIKFLGANPEAIKKGEDRQVFKECMKKIGMDLPKSMYAYNYEEALKAVDEIGFPLMIRASFTLGGAGSGVVYNMDEFAELANTALALSPIHEILIEESLLGWKEYEMEVIRDRNDNCIIVCSIENVDPMGVHTGDSITIAPALTLTDKEYQAMRNASFAILREIGVDTGGSNVQFAVNPTNGRMIVIEMNPRVSRSSALASKATGYPIAKVATLLAVGFSLNEIKNDITGTPASFEPVIDYIVTKIPRFTFEKFPNASTELGTAMKSVGEVMAIGRTFKESLQKALCSLERNLSGFDVINCDKNELIAKVRHANEKRLLYIAQAFREGFSTQELFELCKIDPWFLNQIKELVEFENQIDMDILSNKQLLRKAKTLGFSDKKIASLINQKDNLELSQNDIYYARIKHKIIAQYSEVDTCAGEFEALTPYLYSSINASELTQTKESKDKKDKKVMIIGGGPNRIGQGIEFDYACVHASFALKDMGVKTIMYNCNPETVSTDYDTSDILYFEPIDFEHLRAVIDKEKPDGVIVHFGGQTPLKFAKRLSAFGAKIIGTSARVIDLAEDRKKFAKFIEDLGINQPKNGTAVSVEEAIVKANEIGYPVLVRPSYVLGGRAMRVVHDESELRLYMQEAVDVSDKSPVLIDQFLDNATELDIDAISDGKEVYVAGIMEHIEEAGIHSGDSACSLPAVNIDETMLEMIEQKTKDIALNLGVVGLLNIQFAIHENKLYMIEVNPRASRTVPFVSKATGVPLAKVATRIMWQGNLRESLKFYDTFKVVEEKNGILKPRKPKHISVKSVVFPFVKLSGSDLELGPEMRSTGEVMGVSKDFANSYAKSQIASSNFLPKSGNMFLSLREQDKKYAVDLANEYIKLGFKIIATSGTYKILQEAGLECEFVHKISEGRPNVEDKLKNSQIQLAINTSDEHSFKDDTKKIRANILRFKTPYFTNLRAAYAGAKAIKAIQDQSFLEVKSLQEYLKV; from the coding sequence ATGCCAAAAAGAACAGATATAAAAAATATATTATTAATAGGCAGTGGGCCCATAGTTATAGGTCAAGCTTGTGAGTTTGATTACTCAGGAACCCAAGCTGCTAAAACTTTAAAAGAATTAGGTTATAGGGTAGTTTTGATTAATTCTAATCCGGCTACTATCATGACAGATCCAGAATTTGCTGATGCAACTTATATAGAACCAATTACTAAAGAAAGTATTTTAAGTATCATAAAAAAAGAAAAAATTGATGCGATTTTACCTACAATGGGTGGTCAAGTAGCATTGAATGTCGCTATGGAAGTATATGAGAGTGGAGAATTAGGGAATATCAAATTTTTAGGAGCCAACCCAGAAGCTATTAAAAAAGGTGAAGATAGACAAGTTTTTAAAGAATGTATGAAAAAAATTGGTATGGATTTGCCAAAATCTATGTATGCATATAATTATGAAGAAGCTTTAAAAGCGGTTGATGAGATAGGTTTTCCTTTGATGATTAGAGCTTCATTTACTCTTGGGGGTGCAGGAAGCGGTGTGGTGTATAATATGGATGAATTTGCAGAACTTGCAAATACTGCTTTAGCACTAAGCCCTATCCATGAAATTTTAATCGAAGAAAGCTTGCTTGGTTGGAAAGAATACGAAATGGAAGTCATTAGAGATAGAAATGATAATTGTATTATCGTTTGTTCTATTGAAAATGTTGATCCTATGGGAGTACATACGGGCGATAGCATAACCATAGCACCAGCTTTAACGCTTACTGATAAAGAATATCAAGCAATGCGTAATGCTTCATTTGCAATTTTAAGAGAAATCGGCGTTGATACAGGTGGATCAAATGTTCAATTTGCTGTCAATCCAACTAATGGTAGAATGATAGTTATTGAGATGAATCCTAGAGTTTCTAGATCTTCAGCATTGGCTAGTAAAGCAACGGGTTATCCTATAGCCAAAGTTGCTACACTTTTAGCAGTTGGCTTTAGTTTAAATGAAATCAAAAATGATATTACAGGAACTCCTGCTTCATTTGAACCAGTGATTGATTATATAGTAACTAAAATTCCTCGTTTTACTTTTGAAAAATTTCCAAATGCAAGTACTGAGCTTGGCACTGCTATGAAAAGTGTGGGTGAGGTTATGGCTATAGGACGCACTTTTAAAGAAAGTTTGCAAAAAGCACTTTGCTCACTTGAGAGAAATTTAAGTGGTTTTGATGTAATAAATTGTGATAAAAATGAGCTTATAGCAAAAGTTCGCCATGCTAATGAAAAACGCTTGCTTTATATAGCACAAGCTTTTAGAGAAGGCTTTAGCACACAAGAGCTTTTTGAGCTTTGTAAAATTGATCCTTGGTTTTTAAATCAAATAAAAGAACTAGTGGAATTTGAAAATCAAATAGATATGGATATTTTAAGCAATAAACAGCTATTAAGAAAAGCTAAGACTTTAGGCTTTTCAGATAAAAAAATTGCTAGCTTGATTAACCAAAAAGACAATCTTGAGTTAAGCCAAAATGATATTTATTATGCAAGAATTAAGCACAAAATTATTGCCCAATATAGTGAAGTAGATACTTGTGCAGGAGAATTTGAAGCACTAACTCCATATTTATACTCAAGTATTAATGCAAGTGAATTAACCCAAACAAAAGAAAGCAAAGATAAAAAAGACAAAAAAGTAATGATTATAGGCGGGGGACCAAACCGCATAGGACAAGGTATTGAGTTTGACTATGCTTGTGTGCATGCCTCTTTTGCCTTAAAAGATATGGGCGTAAAAACCATAATGTATAATTGCAATCCAGAAACGGTTTCAACCGATTATGATACAAGTGATATTTTATATTTTGAACCTATTGACTTTGAGCATTTAAGAGCGGTTATTGATAAAGAAAAACCAGATGGAGTGATAGTGCATTTTGGTGGCCAAACTCCACTTAAATTTGCTAAACGCCTTAGTGCTTTTGGAGCTAAGATTATAGGAACAAGTGCAAGAGTAATAGATTTAGCTGAAGATAGAAAGAAATTTGCTAAATTTATTGAAGATTTAGGGATAAATCAACCTAAAAATGGCACAGCGGTAAGTGTAGAAGAAGCAATTGTAAAAGCAAATGAGATAGGTTATCCTGTGCTTGTTAGACCAAGTTATGTTTTGGGTGGTCGTGCAATGCGTGTTGTGCATGATGAGAGTGAGCTTAGACTTTATATGCAAGAAGCAGTTGATGTAAGTGATAAATCCCCAGTATTAATAGATCAATTTTTAGACAATGCAACTGAGCTTGATATAGATGCGATAAGTGATGGAAAAGAAGTATATGTAGCAGGTATTATGGAGCACATTGAAGAAGCAGGAATTCACTCAGGTGATAGCGCTTGTTCTTTACCTGCTGTAAATATTGATGAGACTATGCTTGAAATGATTGAGCAAAAAACCAAAGATATTGCTTTAAATTTAGGCGTAGTAGGACTTTTAAATATACAATTTGCTATTCATGAAAATAAACTTTATATGATAGAAGTAAATCCAAGAGCTAGTAGAACCGTTCCTTTTGTAAGTAAAGCCACGGGAGTTCCTTTAGCAAAAGTTGCAACACGCATAATGTGGCAAGGAAATTTAAGAGAGAGTTTAAAATTTTACGATACCTTTAAGGTGGTAGAAGAAAAAAATGGTATTTTAAAACCTAGAAAACCAAAACACATTAGTGTAAAATCTGTTGTATTTCCTTTTGTAAAATTAAGTGGAAGTGATCTTGAGCTTGGACCTGAAATGCGTTCAACTGGTGAAGTTATGGGTGTAAGTAAAGATTTTGCAAATTCATATGCAAAAAGTCAAATTGCCTCTTCAAATTTCTTACCAAAAAGCGGAAATATGTTTTTATCTTTAAGAGAACAAGATAAAAAATACGCAGTGGATTTAGCAAATGAGTATATTAAGTTAGGATTTAAAATTATAGCAACTAGCGGGACTTATAAAATTTTACAAGAAGCGGGTTTAGAGTGTGAGTTTGTGCATAAAATTTCAGAAGGGCGTCCGAATGTGGAAGATAAGTTAAAAAATTCTCAAATACAACTTGCCATAAATACCAGTGATGAGCATAGCTTTAAAGATGATACTAAAAAAATTAGAGCTAATATTTTACGCTTTAAAACGCCTTATTTTACAAACCTAAGGGCAGCGTATGCAGGTGCTAAAGCCATTAAGGCTATACAAGATCAATCTTTCCTTGAAGTAAAGAGCTTGCAAGAATATTTGAAAGTATGA
- a CDS encoding DMT family transporter, which yields MEWFFLFLATAFEIFGVIIMKQLVSTKNKLYLLALIVCFGFSFGFLSLSMQNIAMSVAYSIWTGAGTAGGVIIGVLFYKESKSFLKLFLIALIIACTVGLKILS from the coding sequence ATGGAATGGTTTTTTTTATTTTTAGCAACTGCTTTTGAAATTTTTGGTGTGATTATTATGAAGCAACTTGTTAGCACTAAAAATAAACTTTATCTTTTAGCTTTGATAGTGTGTTTTGGTTTTTCATTTGGATTTTTAAGCCTTAGTATGCAAAACATTGCTATGAGTGTGGCTTATTCTATATGGACAGGAGCTGGAACTGCAGGTGGGGTTATCATAGGTGTGCTTTTTTACAAAGAAAGTAAAAGCTTTTTAAAACTTTTTTTAATTGCACTTATCATTGCTTGCACTGTGGGTTTAAAAATACTTTCATAG